The segment ATAAATGACCATAGTAACTTGAAACAACTTAAGTAACCATAGTAACGGGGAACAACCTTAATTTACCATAGATACCGCCACTCACTGCTTTACTCTTAAGTAAAAAGAAACTAATCGCAATCTTTAACAATTAACGTTTCAATCTTTAACAtcaaatcttctgaaaacaaTTATGTACAAAAAGTTGTTCTTCAAACTATCCCAGTGAAGCTAAAACAGAATATTTGATGAgaataaaacaagtaaaaaacaaacaacttgggatttcaaaaacaaaactcaGCAAAGACAGAAATTAAACGTTTTTTTCTAGAGTATTGTCACGTGCTAGACACGTGATGGGGATGGCCGTTATATACGTTTAAACTATTGAGATATTGACTTGACATGACCTAAATACATTCTGGAACATGTAGATCTGAAATATAATCTATAAACATTTAGTACTACATAAAACCCCTGACATTGGCATTTAGAATTTAGGTCATCAAATTGGCATGTGTTCCTGTTGGTTTGTGTATTAGCATAATAATGcagcaatacaaatgtatgtgtgtgtgtgtgtgtgtttaattacAAAATTCCTCAATTCCAACGACGACTCTAGCGTTAGCATTACTGTAGCAAAGAATGAAATGGTGTTTTCTAAACACTCTGTATCTAAAAGTAAATGTTAtttcctattttatttttattccagAGGAGAATCCTGGTTGGTTCTACACATGGTCCATCCTGCTGGTCGTGGGAAACGCTTTCTTCTGGGCAGTGATGCCATTGCTGGGCTGGAGTAGGTCAGACACTAAACTAATTGTTTTTCTAGAACTACGAAAcaaaagaaacttttaaaaaagatttttaacacACCTGCTTATATATATACAGCTTGAAATGAATGactcaaaatattaattaaattaacaaaAGCGTTCTTAATTGCATGGCGTGTGGAAGGATATACAACCAATCCACAACAGGCACATATCAATGAAAAATACTTAATATATAGTACTTATAGAAATTCATATGAGTCATGCTATACTTCTGCAGGTATACAATAGAACATTCCGGAACCTCTTGCGCCATAGACTGGAAAAACCCAGACGAGAGTTACATCTCCTATATGGTCAGTCTGGAGATCTTCTCCTTTCTATTGCCCGTGTCTCTGGCAGTCTATTGCCTCCGCCCTACAGCAGGACAACCCCCAGAGCCATCAACTTCCGGAGATAGTACTAGCGAGACTTCCAAAATGTCGGATCAAACTATGGCACCTTTTAACGAAAACCAACTGAAATCGGTAAGGGATATCTATTCTTTTTCTGCAGTTTGAAATGTAACAAAATTTCTTTATGATGGAACTAGCACTATACACAGGCTACGGCCAGCGATTTGCTCCAAGGCTTAATCATGTTTTTATGGCCTGAACATCCCTCTCTTTTGAATTTTGAGCTTCCAATAATCTGGCCACAAGGGTTAGGTCGGGGAAGGGGCTATTTCTATTCTTGCTTTAtataaagaatgtttttttttgtttttttttttagaaaataccgaaaataaaatacaaaggcttAATAGATAGCTTGCAGTTTTTTCGCGTATCGCGGTGttctggttgtgaatgtgtcaAAACCGCGTTTAGAGGTCCCTACGTGGTAGAAGGAAGAGGTGTATGAAATTTCAAGCAAATGCTTTGCTGCTTGAAGTGATCTCTTAATATATAAATCAGTCAGTGGTATTTTACACATATAGTATTGTATTGTAAgactgtgttatttttttttttacataacttAATTTACAGTTCAGAAAAACTACTAAAGCTAACAAATCAACTCAAAGTATTACATTAGAtgctaaagaaataaaaaaaatttttttttctttttattgatggAGCTTACTTTCTTAGAAAGGGATCACAAACTTCTATTACAGCGTATGTACAATGTATTCAATGGTAACTGGACATATGTTTGTTTGATTGTTTTGTTGTGCAATGAAATGTATCTTAacgtgtatgtgtttgttacaGATTTGTTACATCTTTCTTGGACTGGTCATCGTTGGATGGGGTCCGTTCGCCTTTCTCTGTACGTCAACTATGTTTGGCGGGGCCCAGGGCCTGTCTATGCTAGCCGCCAGCCTGCCACCACTGGCCTGCAAGTGCATGGTCTCAGCCTACCCTCTGGTGTATGCCGTGGCCTCCCCGCGGTTCCGACACAGCTTCACGTCGGTCATTGGCATCTTCGACCAGAAACAAGATTAGACCAAATAAACAAGATTAGACCAAATAAACAAGATTAGaccaaaaaaacaagattagaCTAAATAAACAAGATTAGACCAGTCAACGAACAAGATTAGATCACATAATGAAAAAGATAAGATAGACGACTTAGTTAACAGTTACGACTACCGAACGAACAAGATAACACCATCAACGAACAAGATTAGACCACAGAGTGGAATAGGTTAAACAACTTagttaaaaagttaagactaccGAAGAACAGGATTAGACCACTCAACGAACAAGATTAGACCACAGATTGAAATAGATAAGATGACTTAgataaaaagttaaaactaCCCTACAAAAAGATTAGACCAATTAGATAAGCTAAGACAACTGAAAGAAAAGATTAGACCGTAGAATGAATAAGACTAGACCAATAAGAAAAGTCAAGACCATTGAACGAAAAAATCACTTTGCATGAACAGTATTTAGATAACTATTATGGAACACTAGAAGTGATTAGTGAAGCataaaaaaagtcattttaatttgaacatAACATTGAATGACACTGTGAAATAAAACATATCTGTGTGAAGCTCCACTTCCTAGTCACGCCCTTACAATTTTCTTTCTGCTTGAACAGAGCTGCTGTTCTTAAGCCCCCGAATCCTTGTAGAGGGCCCTGAAGTTTAGGAGAGCCCATTCAAAAAGAGCGTTTTGATTTTTCCAAACGGTCGAATAGAGGTAATAGAAATTAATTGTGTATCCCgaataatgaaaagaaattaagctgtattttctctctctctctctctctctctctctctgtgtgtgttaGCTGGGATATctctattataaataaatgttttatagcATCAACTATTATTCCATGATATATTATGTGTTAAAGCTTTCTGTCCAGCACAaagaggggtgggggaggggaggatAAAGTGTAGAGTGAGATAATCAGAGCAGAAATCTGAATTCTAACACACAACGTAGTCAGTAGTGAAATGCTATTAattagatacatttagactatATTTGAACTCTTTGTGTTATCATAGTGTTATGATCGCTATGAATAcggacaatatatatatatattaagaacTGAAGTGGGCCGAGATATCAATCACTAAATATTACTAATTGACAGAAACTCTTTCTAATTGATTGTCTTGTCTCCTAAAATATTATTGGTTCCCAATTGACAAAGGCGtagatttgtgtgtgttttggtgacggagagagagagagagagagagagagagagagagagagagagagagagattcgtataaaaataattttgtgtgtatgtatagtttcaaacatttctttaaaaggcTTTAATAATTTTGAGTGATTATTGTAGGGTTTCACATTAAAGACTGTCTTGTCTATTGAAAAATAATTGGTGCTCAATTTTACATAGGCGTGGCCcaaatggtgtgtgtgtgtgtgtgttggtgacaaagacacacacacagagaaaagaaatagagagattcGTATTAAAAGAAGTTTCTGTGTCTCTATACTAGTTtcaaattgtttcttttaaagtcTTCAATAATCACGAGCGATTAATTTACGGTTGCACATCAAATATGAACAAGGTTGCCTTTAGTCTAATAGGTGCCCACGATTGCCTTTAGTCTAATAGGTGCCTAAGATCCCCTTTGGTCTGATAGGTGCCTAAGAATGCATTTAATCTAACATACAGAGCATTTTAATACCAAAAGGTATTAATCACTTCTTAAAAGACAATGTTTGTGGCATGATTGTCAACAAGCATATTTTGGACAATCCAATCAATGATTGTAACAGAGTCCTATTATAAttgtaacaaaatgtatttctcCTACAAGTATCGacaatccttttatttattttatcttttgatTATGTTTGTTTCAATTATGATGCCATATAAATGTAgtcaaaaatataaattttcttattaaaaaatcTGGAtctcgatttttttttgttgctgttaaaaaaagagaatagaAAGACTGAGAAGAGAAAGATGACATTAAGAAGATGATGACAAAAGAAGATGATGACAAAAAGAAGAGGgtgaatgtgtttatgttgaGTTCCATCTCTCTACTTTGTCTCTGTTCGAACGTTGTATTTTGAAGAATGAGACTGACAACATACAGGATGAACGCCATTAGATGGAACCATGGCCTATACTAGCGGActacaatgaaataaatacagcAACAACCTAAGCAGGCAATGCCAGTGAGAGTGAAGTACATAGAGTTGTAAATCTAAGCTAGCTAATCCAGTAATTTAGTGTTGTAAAGCCTTGGTTTATGCACTCCCTTCAGTCAAGACTGATTAAACCTCTTTGTACTGTAGTAATGGCAATCACGTGCAGGGgcagactggctatatgggcattcgggcaaatgcccggtgggccggtacccaatttGGCCGGTAGGCCACCGAAAGGGACGCATGAATGCCAGTAAGatgttttaagattttataatattctcttaaaaTTCAACACATTCTGCGTcgtgattaaaaaacaaattacattttaaagtctAATACAAATCTAAAGCATTTTCGTAAATACCTACACCCGTGTATAGTTCTTCAAGTAGACGTCATATCTTTATACACACTAAAGGataaacaagaaacataaggctttattttttatagagCTCGACGTAAGTGTGAATGCATTCGGATGAATCTATAAAGGGCCCAACAACGTTTTAAGGCCTATAGATGACATGTCCAGCCACATACGAATTCTTATTGGTTTGGTGGAGTTGTCGCAAGGCCTATAGATGACATGTCAAGCCACATACGAATTCTTATTGGTTTGGTGGAGTTGTCGCATGCCCTATAGATGACATGTCCAGCCACATACGAATTCTTATTGGTTTGGTGGAGTTGTCGCATGCCCTATAGATGACATGTCCAGCCACATACGAATTCTTATTGGTTTTGTGGAGTTGCCGCATGCCCTATAGATGACATGTCCAGCCACATACGAATTCTTATTGGTTTGGTGGAGTTGTCGCATGCCCTATAGATGACATGTCAAGCCACATACGAATTCTTATTGGTTTGGTGGAGTTGTCGCATGCCCTATAGATGACATGTCCAGCCACATACGAATTCTTATTGGTTTTGTGGAGTTGCCGCATGCCCTATAGATGACATGTCCAGCCACATACGAATTCTTATTGGTTTGGTGAAGTTGTCGCATAATCTTGAGTAGCCGCTACGAAATTCTTCACTAatcctaattattattttgtacacTTTATAGAAATGAGTAATTGGAATCCACTTTATAGAAATGTGTAATTGGAATCCACTTTATAGAAATGTGTAATTGGAATCCACTTTATAGAAATGTGTAATTGGAATCCACTTTATAGAAATGTGTAATTGGAATCCACTTTATAGAAATGTGTTATTGGAATCCACTTTATAGAAATGTGTAATTGGAATCCACTTTATAGAAATGTGTAATTGGAATCCACTTTATAGAAATGTGTAATTGGAATTCACTTTATAGAAATGTGTAATTGGAATCCACTTTATAGAAATGTGTAATTGGAATCCACTTTATAGAAATGTGTAATTGGAATCCACTTTATAGAAATGTGTAATTGGAATTCACTTTATAGAAATGTGTAATTGGAATCCACTTTATAGAAATGTGTTATTGGAATCCACTTTATAGAAATGTGTAATTGGAATCCAATTTATAGAAATGTGTAATTGGAATCCACTTTATAGAAATGTGTAATTGGAATCCACTTTATAGAAATCTGTAATTGGAATCCACTTTATAGAAATGTGTAATTGGAATCCACTTTATAGAAATGTGTAATTGGAATCCACTTTATAGAAATGTGTAATTGGAATCCACTTTATAGAAATGTGTAATTGGAATCCACTTTATAGAAATGTGTAATTGGAATCCACTTTATAGAAATGTGTAATTGGAATCCACTTTATAGAAATGTGTAATTGGAATCCACTTtatagaaatgtgttttttgaATCCACTTTATAGAAATGTGTAATTGGAATCCACTTTATAGAAATGTGTAATTGGAATCCACTTTATAGAAATGTGTAATTGgaatcaaaatgcaaaagaatcGAAAAAGAAGGATCAGAAAATAAGTAAGACAAggttacaaacacacacacacaaaatcggcccccgaagtggtccacctagcgtcttcaccaggattcgaacacgggacttcctgttccaagtgctttatccctcagccacagcatcttatcttatcttatataatacagacgttacttcaaaaaagaagatgattacgtcctacgcgtcaagcagtgagattcataacaaacgaatattcacatttgactagagtaaaacctttagtaaaatcactaaatttagaaagactttagaacagaagactcaaaagtaaagtagcaattatacataaaacactgaaccataatctttaaatacaaaatttaataaaatatagtcatgcatattaaccaatgactttaattctactaagtcactggttttcctggctagctcaggcaacccattccatgctctaatagcactagggaagaaggagtaggctcctatttgtacaaatttggtttagcgtacacttatatttttgaaaataataattattaaccgtatccatacattcaaaattaataacatgttacctgtaataaagaataatttaaaaagatttattcttcttacaaaattacattaattcttgacctactttaagctacaattgtgtacaaatgacttgTTTGTATGAGAAATGACTTttccctcgcaaataaaaattaatatctccttTGTCATTTCTCATACAAacaagacatagatctagctagatctagacctagttttagatctaaatctagattcaagatctaagtctataggCTATCTAGTagatgtaagtctagatctaagcctatatctagatctagaactagatagaatcttgatatagaatctactatatctagactagaactcgtaagAATTTtcacgtttaatcttaaaattaccacacctaggccaatgttatggtcTGAATAGTAAGTCTTTTGTTACAGGATAATGTtgtactatgctgttcgtatccgagTCACTTCTTAAagtgatactattgtttacataataaataaatctgcacccctaagctgtcagaagataagttattgccttgataattacaattttgttcaaattatcagtacatttataatatatatatctagatctgggctctatttagtcttatttagactgtcaagtgtaggccttTATAATgtggatatgtcaaaactgcgcgctataaaagtagttcgttattttgaaacttataactaaaacgaagttcgtatcaaattcttttttaaaaacaacgtttgaatcagtattctattagttaataaatgtaaaatatattttataatgatccattgacacttttaccattgtgaccttagatacAAATTTTTcttaccaatgcgcgaatctatgaatgaaactTGAggtattaatgaagaagtccatgacctttttaaaaaagttaattcCCCTGAAGTATTTCATTGAATAGtggtgtaattttaaaaaaaatctgcttgcatatataattttaaaaattagatggttcgctttcggaaaagaaaaaagtagccgttgcaacagaactttgaatgatctaaaatatcataatgtcagattttcattttctcttctagtttctgagatctaaacaggacggacggacgacagacaggccacacaaaactaatagcgtcttttcccatttcgggggccgctaaaaatctgtTAAACGATAACTATATAATTAATTGTGGGTGAAATTGTTTTAAAGAGAAATACAAAAAATTGTTACTAAGGAACTAAGGAACTAAAGAACTAAGGCACTAAGGATCACTTCTTGAAAACTGTGAATGTATGTAACGATGGCACCAACACTCAACTGTTCTTCAAAACATACAAGCGTAGCATCTACTTCTATTTGAGATCTTCATTTGAAAGTTGTTGATATCTCTGCACCAGGTTTTGTATCGTGCACTTCGATTTTCTGTTTATTTCAATTCGTTATTAACCCaatacatttctttattattaaaaGAGGGCATTCTTAATCCTTTGATGACAAGCTAATCATCTGTGCCGTCTACGTGGCCAACTTTGTAACAGATGCAACTACCTTCATTtcaaatctttctttctctaattcgtcatttcaaatatttctttctccaATTCTTCATTAcaaatctttctttctctaattcTTCATTTCAAGTATTTCTTTCTCTAattcagtggttcccaaacttttttgtctcgtagaccccttgccatgctttccagttttcggtagaccccctgaatttttttgaaaattcattaatttcaaatgtgtttttcttgCAGATTCTAgaccatatagatctatatacattgatgattattcaaattaaaatgaagcaaaaaaaattaatatgcattacatgaattgacaaatttaaaaaaaaacaccttttggTGAAAACGTTTGATACCATATTGAGCTTCTATTTAGGTTTACGTTATATCTTCTCGATTTGATGATGTTTGACTAAGTTTAATTTGGAAAATAGAAAAATTCCTACAGTACAATGCATGCTACATTCATTTAATCCTCACAAGAAACACTGAGATTATGACTTTGTTTTGACAAAAATTTAGGTTATCACATTGTAGCTACAAATTAACCTCATgaaatttatgaaacaagtctGTTAAATAGACATGTCCGAttcccgcttttttttttttaaattggaacaTTAGCACCCAAGAACTCAAAAAATTGTCACTTTGTTTAAGTCACACTAAGCATTTCGGCAACTATCATACTTCAGTGTCACGGAGCCATTGATCAAAAAGTTCTTTGTAgatttcttgattcataacaTAACGAAAAATATGATAGTAATAACATTATATTATCGggcaaggttaactagt is part of the Biomphalaria glabrata chromosome 2, xgBioGlab47.1, whole genome shotgun sequence genome and harbors:
- the LOC106080108 gene encoding retinochrome-like, producing MADGSTELGEEMTSHYGFNRFESATVGALYMLFCVVGVTTNLLTALTFYKDTKLLKTSKPWIHVCLALSNVLVVAPSPFPASSSFSGRWLYGSSLCQFYAFEGMFVGIAAIGAVIALCIERYMVASKPNMKENPGWFYTWSILLVVGNAFFWAVMPLLGWSRYTIEHSGTSCAIDWKNPDESYISYMVSLEIFSFLLPVSLAVYCLRPTAGQPPEPSTSGDSTSETSKMSDQTMAPFNENQLKSICYIFLGLVIVGWGPFAFLCTSTMFGGAQGLSMLAASLPPLACKCMVSAYPLVYAVASPRFRHSFTSVIGIFDQKQD